AACCGTTCTTGATGGCCATTCGCATACTCGAGCCGCGCTGGCGTTCTTCTCGCATGCGCTCGAAGATCAGCACGTTCGAGTCGACCGCCATCCCGATGCTGAGCACGAGACCGGCCAGGCCGGGGAGCGTGAAGGTGGCGTCGATCAGCGACATTGCCCCCAACACGAGAATCAGGTTCAGCAGCAGGCACAAGTCGGCGATGAAGCCGCAGACCAGGTAATACACCAGCGTCACGGCCAGCACCGCCACGATCGACACCGCCATGGCGGAGAGACCTTTGCGCTGCACGTCGGAACCAAGCGTCGGGCTGACGGTGAATTCGCTCACCGGTTCGCGATAGAGCGGCACCTGCAAGGCCCCGGCATTCAGCACGTTGACCAGATCGTTGATTTCGTCCTGGGTGAATGAGCCTTCGATCACCCCGGTCGAGCCGATGACGGCGTTGATCGTGGGTGCGGAATGCACTTCTTCATTCAGCAGCACGGCCAGCCGGGTTTTGTAACCGGCGCCGGTGCGAGGCTGATACTTGGAGGTCAACTGCTGCATCAGGTGACCGCCGCGGTCGTTGAACGTGAACCCGACCGCCAGACCGCGATCCGTCACCGTTTCACGGACCTGTTTCAGCAGATCGCCGTCAATTCGCTGGGCAGGGTCGGGATTGACCACCACCAGGTACTGCAACTGCGGCTTGCCGTTCACCTCCACGGTCCGGACATGCACCCGATCGCCGGGCTGCACCTTTGGTTCGCCAGTTTCGGCGGTAACAGCTGCTGGCCGCCATTTTCCGATCAACTGATTGTTGCGAAAGATTTCCTTGACCTTGTCACCCAGGCTGTCGGCCAACTGGATCAGGTCTTGGTGGTCGACTTCGTTGGCGAGAACCGAGAACTCAAGCTTTCCCAGGTCGACGATCTTGCGCTTGGTGGCCTGTACTTTTTCCTGATCGGCGCCAGGGACGATGACTTCAATGCGGTCGGCACCGACCCGGCGGACGGTGACTTCCTCGGTCCCAGTCGGATTCACGCGGCGGCTGACGGCCGCCACCATCTTGTCCATGACTTCGTTGGTGATCTGCTTGCCAGTCGCCTCGGCCTCTTGCCGGTTGACCGCGAATTCCATGTTCGTGCCGCCGGCAAGGTCGATCCCCAGGCTGATGGCCGATAAGGGATTTTGACCCGACACCCAACGGGTGACAAACGGGCCGAGGGCCAGCGTGAGCGAGAAGAGGACCAGGCCGATTTTGGTGGCGTAGTCCCGCATCTTGAGCCAGCGGGCAATCAGGGTGCCGAGGACAAACGGGAGCACGATGACGGCCAGAATGACCAGAAAGACCAGCCAGCCTTTCCAGTCCCCGGCGGCGCCAGCGGCCCCTTCAGCGGCTTTAACGGTCGTTTCTTCAGCGGCGAGCAGCAGGTTCATACTGAGCGAATTCATCCCGGGTTACTCCGTCCCTGTTCTCTATTGCCGGCTTCGTGCCGCGTATTTTGACTGGCCGAGGTCCGATGCTGGAAATCTGGATGCAATTGCCGCGAATCGCGGTGAAGTGAAAAGAGTCGACGCGTCGTGTTATTCGGCGGTCTTCTCTTTTTCTTTGGGGGGAGCTGCCAGGGATTCCCGAATCGCTCCCGCCTGAAATTTGATCCGCGTGTTGTCGTCGACACGCAGGGTGACTTCTTTTTTGTCTTCGGAAACGCTGACCACATATCCGAGGATGCCGCCGATCGTGACCACCGGATCATTCTTTTTCAATGAGCCGATCAACTGGTCGCGTTTGGCTTTTTCCTTCTGATCCGTGCGGCCGAACAGCAACTGCACGACCATGAAGATCGCCAGGCCCCCGGCCATATAGATCATGAACGGACCCATGCCGGGATCTGCTGCCGGCGCAGGCGCGTCGACACCCAGCAATGTGAACAACCCCAGACAGTGCATCATCGCAGCCAATCTCACGCGGAATGGCGGGACGCAAGCCCGCCCTGTCAACAAATTCCGCACCGCCAGCAGCTTCCGGCGGCCCGGAGGAAGGGAATAGTTTAGGGATCGGCTGTCATACGGGCAAGATGGTCAAGCCGAAACTCCTGCGCGGAGTTTGACTTAATCGCCGCACGCAAATCCCGCATCACCTGCTGGTAGTAGGCCAGGTTGTGGACCGTCAGGGCCTGGGCCCCCAGCATTTCCTCCACCTGGAACAGATGCCGCAGGTATCCGCGACTGAACTGCTGACAGGTCGGGCAGTTGCAGTTCGCGTCCAGCGGACGGGTGTCCCGCTGATACCGCAGATTCCGCATCTTGACGAGCCCGTGACTCGTGAACGCCGTCGCATTCCGGGCATTTCGGGTCGGCATCACGCAGTCGAACATGTCGACCCCCCGCAGCACCGCCTCGATAATGTCGATGGGCCGGCCGACCCCCATCAGGTAGCGAGGTTTGTGTTCCGGCAGGAGTGGAACCGTGAAATCGAGCGTCGAATACATGTCGGCCGGGGCTTCCCCTACGCTGAGCCCCCCGATGGCGTAACCGGGAAAATCGAGCGGCAGCAGCCCTTCCGCCGACCGTTCCCGCATGGCTTGATCGGTTCCTCCCTGCAGAATCCCGAACAGAGCCTGATCGGGTCGCTTTTGAGCATCCCGGCACAGAGCTGCCCAACGGGTTGTGCGGTCGACCGCCGCCTGCATTTTTTCCGCCGGGGCGTCGTGCGGAGGGCACTCGTCCAGGCACATGATGACGTCGGCCCCCAGGTCTTCCTGGATCTGCACCGCCCGAGCCGGCGTCAGGTCGAACATGCTGCCGTCGACATGGGACTTGAAGACGACCCTGTCGCGGTCCATCTGACGGAGTTCTGCCAGGCTGAAGACCTGATACCCGCCAGAGTCGGTGAGAATCGGCCCCTGCCAGTTCATGAAAGCGTGCAGCCCGCCGAGGTCTTTGACGACGCTTTCGCCGGGCCGCAGGGCGAGATGATAGGTATTGGCGAGAATCATCTTCGCCCCCATCTCCCGCAACTCGTCCGGCCAGATCCCCTTGACCGTCCCCCGCGTCCCCACCGGCATGAAGATGGGCGTTTCGACAACCCCATGCGGCGTCTCAAACCGTCCCAGCCGGGCGCGGGAGGTGGGGTCGGTGTAATCGAGGTGGAAGGCGAAGGAGGTCATCTGCAATTGCTGTTCTGTACTGGCGAGCCTGAAGCGTCACGGGAACTTCTGTAATGAATCTTTCGAGGGCCTTCCGGATCGCGTATCCTAATGAAAATCGGCGAGACATGCAGAGGCGGTTTTTCGAACACTGACAGCGATCGTCAAAAGCGATACGGAATCATGGCCAGAAAGAAACACACCTTTCAGGTTCTCGTCGAGCAGGACGAAGAAGGCTGGTACGTTGCCGAATGTCCCGCACTGAAGGGCTGCTACACGCAGGGCAAAACCTACGAAGAGGTCATGGACAATATCCGGGACGTGATCGAGTTGTGCCTGGAAGAACTGCGCGCCAGCGGTCAATCCGTTCCGACCCAGCCGGAGATCATCAGCGTCCGCCGTGTCGAGGTCGTCATTTGAGCGGATTGCCAGTCCTCAAACCTCGGGAACTGATTCGCGCGCTGGAGAAGGCCGGGTTCCGAGTTGTCCGCAAATCTGCTGGAAGTCATTGGCAACTGGCTCATGACGATGGACGCCGCACAACAGTGCCCGTTCATAAGGGAAGAGATATCGGCCCAGGACTGCTGCGAAAAATTCTGAGAGACACCGAGTTGACGATTGATCAATTAAAGCAATTGATCTCTGAGTAAACGAGGTGCTTTGCAGTCCCAGGTCACTCTCATCAACTGACGAACTTCACTACCCGCGCGGCGGTGTTGGATTTTGCTCCGCTGCTATCCGTCAGCAGGAATTCCACGCGGCGGTTGGTTGTCGTCGGGGTGGTGGAGTCGCTGGCGTAGGTTAGGCTGTGGAGGAGATGCCGGACTGCGTCTGGCGTCGCGGCAGCCGTCAGTGTGATGGTGAGTGCCTGACCGCCGATTCCGTTGGAAGTGATCGAGCCGATGAGGTCTCCTTCGTAATACACATCATTCCCGCTGACATTGATTTCACCGGTTCCAGTTCCGCCGGAAATGATCGAGAGACGGTCGTTCGCTTCGGAGAAGCCGTTGAAGCGGGCCGTGAGCGAACCGCCGGCCATATTCCAGTCCAGATCGCTGACGTCGCCTCCGGTGGCGAGGGCGATGGGCAGGCCGCTCTTGGAATAGGTGGCGGTGCCGGTGACGCCGGTGATGACCGGCTTGTCATTGACCGACTTCACTTTCACAATTCTGGCCCCGACATTGCTGTTGGCGCCATCGCCATCCCGCAGCGCGAACTCGACTCGCCGCTGAGTGGTGTTGGGATTTTCGGAGACGCTGGCGTAGGTGATGCTCCGCAGGAGTTGCTGCACGGCCTCGCTGCTTGCGCCGCTCGCAAGTTGAATCACCAGATTCTGACCGCCTGTCCCGTCGGAAGAGATGGTTCCCAGCAGGCTGCCGCCGTAGAACACGTCATTGCCGGTGACGCTGATCTGACCGTCGCCAGTACCGACAGAGAGGATCGAGAGCCGGTCGTCTGCTTCCGAGAACCCGTTGAAACGCACAGTGAGTGAACCTTCGCCCAGGTTGTCATCCAGATCGCTAATGACGCCGTCCGTCGCCAGCACGAGCGGGGCCGCATTCTCGGTATAGGTTGTCGATCCCGTGACGCCGGTGATGACCGGCTTATCGTTGACGGCGGTGACTCTCACGACTTTCGCCCCGACGTTGCTGGCTGTCCCCACTCCGTCCTTCAGCACGAATTCAACTCGTCTCTGTGTGGTGCTTGGGTTTTCCGAGACGCTGGCGTAAGTGATGCTGCGCAGAAGCTGTTGTACTCCAGCGTTGTCTGCACCGGCGGCGAGTTGAATCACCAGGTTCTGTCCACCGGTCCCGTCGGATGTGACCGTTCCCAGGAGAGTGCAGCCATAAAACACGTCGTTGCCGGTCACGCTGATCTGGCCGGTACTGGTTCCCACAGAGAGGATTGACAGCCGGTCGCCCGTTTCTGAGAACCCTCTGAAGCGAACCGTCAGCGAGCCGCCGCAGAAATTGCCGTCTGGATCGTTAATGACTCCATCGGTTGTCAGGATGCGTGGTGCGGCGTTCTCGATGTAAGAGGTCGAACCAGTCACGCCGGAGATCACAGGTGATTCGTTCACATTCAGTACATTCACGGTGAAGTCTGCCATGCTGAACGAACCGTCAGCGGACTCAGCCCGCACTGTGATGGAATAACTGCAGGCCGTCTCATAATCCAGCGGGCCGGTCGTGCTGACCACGCCAGTGCAGGAATTGATGGTAAAGAGTCCGCCCGCATCGTCGGTCAAGGAGTAGGTGACGCCATTTGTCGTGCCGTCTTCGTCGTCAGCAAATGCTGTAATGCCGATTGGACCGGCGGCAGCATTTTCGGCGATCACATTGCTCGCACAGTTCGTGTCGATGACGTCAGACACGTCGAATTCATTGACATCGGTGACGGCGATGGTGAAGTTCTCGGTGCTGAACGAACCGTCAGCGGACTCGGCGCGGACGGTGATGGAGTAGCTGGTCGCCGTCTCGTAATTCAGGGGACCGGTTGTGCTGACGACACCTGAGATCGAATCGATTGTGAAGAGTCCCCCGGCATCGTCGGTCAGCGAGTAAGTGACGGTGTTCGTCGCACCATCGGAGTCGGAAGCAGATGCCGTAATGCCCACCGGCCCGGCGTCAGCGTTCTCGGCAATCGTGTTGTCGGCTGCATCGGCGTCGGCGATTGCGGAGACGTCGAATTCGTCGACATCCGTGACGGCGATCGTGAAGTCGGCGATGCTGAAGGAACCGTCGGCGGACTCAGCGCGGACGGTGATGGAGTAGCTGGTCGCCGTCTCGTAATCCAGGGGGCCAGTTGTGCTGACGACACCTGAGATCGAATCGATGGTGAAGAGGCCGCCTGCGTTGTCGGTCAGCGAGTAGGAGACGGCGTTCGTCGTGCCGTCGGCGTCGGAAGCGAATGCGGTGATGCCGACAGGTCCTGCCGCTGCGTTTTCGGAGATGGTGTTGTCTGTGGAATCGGTGTCGGTGACGCCTGAGACATCAGATTCGTCCACATCAGTCACGGCGATCGTGAAGTCGGTCGTGCTGAACGATCCGTCTTCGGACTCGGCTCGGACGGTGATCGTGTAGCTCGTTGCCGTCTCGTAGTTGAGTGGGCCAGTGGTACTGACGACGCCGGTGGTCGAATCGATCGTGAACAGGCCGCCGGCGTTGTCGGTGAGCGAGTAGGTGACGGTGTTCGTGGTGCCGTCGGCATCGGAAGCAGATGCGGTGATGCCGACTGTCCCGGCGTCGGCGTTTTCGGCGATGGTGTTGCTGGCGGAATCAGAGTCGGTGATGGGAGAGACATCAGACTCGTCGACGTCCGTGACGGTGACCGTGAAGTCGGCGGCACTGAACGATCCGTCTTCGGACTCGGCTCGGACGGTGATCGTGTAGCTCGTTGCCGTCTCGTAGTTGAGTGGGCCAGTGGTACTGACGACGCCGGTGGTCGAATCGATCGTGAACAGGCCGCCGGCGTTGTCGGTTAGCGAGTAGGTGACAGTGTTCGTCGTGCCGTCAGCGTCGGAAGCAGATGCGGTGATGCCGACCGTGCCGGCGTCGGCGCTCTCGGTGATCGTGTTGTCGGCTGTATCGGTGTCGGTGATCGACGAGACATCAGACTCGTCGACATCCGTGACGGCGATCGTGAAGTCGGCGGTGCTGAAGGAACCGTCGGCTGATTCAGCGCGGACGGTGATGGAATAGCTGGTCGCCGTCTCGTAATCGAGCGGGCCGGTGGTGCTGACCACGCCGGTGGCGGAATCGATCGTGAACAGGCCGCCGGCATTGTCGGTGAGCGAGTAGGTGACGGTGTTCGTGGTGCCGTCGGCGTCGGATGCAGATGCGGTGATGCCGACCGTGCCTGCGGCTGCGTTTTCGGCGATGGTGTTGCTGGCGGAATCAGAGTCGGTGATGGGAGAGACATCAGACTCGTCGATGTCCGTGACGGTGATCGTGAAGTCGGCGGCACTGAACGACCCGTCGGCGGACTCGGCTCGGACGGTGATCGTGTAGCTCGTTGCCGTCTCGTAGTTGAGTGGGCCAGTGGTACTGACGACGCCGGTGGTGGAATCGATCGTGAAGAGGCCGCCTGCGTTGTCGGTCAGCGAGTAGGAGACGGCGTTCGTCGTGCCGTCGGCGTCGGATGCAGATGCGGTGATGCCGACCGTGCCTGCGGCTGCGTTTTCAGCGATCGTATTTGTGTCGCCATTCGTGTCACTGACCGCCGACACTGCGAACTCGTTGCTGTCGGTCACTGTGATCGTGAATGTCTTCACGAAAGTCTGTGCGGTTGAGTCGGTGACCTCGATGTCAACGGAATATTGATGCACGGCTTCGTAGTTCAACGCGCCGGCCGTCTTCAGAGTGTCGCCGTCGATCAGGAAGAGACCATTGGCCGGACTCTCAACATTCGTCAGCAGACGATAGGTAAACGATTCCGGGCTGTCGGCGTCAGTCGCCGTCAGAGTTCCGATGGTTGTCCCGATGGAAGCAATTTCGGAAACGGTGTTGGCGGAAAGCGAGATGTCCGTTGGCGGCGCACCGACGGAATATCTTTGGGAATAAATGCCGTTTGAGCTGCCGTCTTGGCCGCTGCTCTGCCAAGCGATGACGAAGTTGCCAGTGCTGTTCATCGCCGCCGTGGGATTCGCCTGGCTATTGGTGGTATACGAGTTGGCGCGGAATTCACTGCCCTGCGCCACGCCTGCTGCGTTGTAGTACTGAGCGTAAATACCCAGCCCGTTGCCATCCTGGCCGCTGCTCTGCCAGGAGATGACGAAGTTGCCAGCGGCGTTCATCGCCGGCGAAGCATTGTATTGGCTGCTTGTCGTGTATGTGTTGACGCGGAATTCGCTTCCCTGGGCCACGCCGCTGGCGTTGAACCTTTTGGCATACACGCCGTATCCGCTGCCGTCCTGGCCGCTGCTCTGCCAGGAGATAACGAAGTCCCCGTCGCTGTCCATCGCGGCTGAGGAACTGTTTTGATTATTTGTGGTGTAGGAGCTGACCTGGAATTCACTGCCCTGCGCCACGCCGGCAGCGTTGTATCGCTGGGCGTAGATGCCGTATCCGCTGCCGTCCTGGCCATAGCTCTGCCAGGTGATGACGAAGTCCCCGTCGCTGTCCATCGCTGCCGACGCAGTGTATTGATAAGATGTGGTGTAGGTGTTGACCTGGAATTCACTTCCCTGCGCCACGCCGGCAGCGTTAAACCGCTGGGCGTAGATGCCGTATCCGTCGCCGTCCTGGCCATAGCTCTGCCAGGTGACGACAAAGTCACCATCGCTATCCATTGCCGCCGACGGGCTATACTGCGGGTCTGTGGTATAGGTGTTGACGCGGAATTCGGTTCCCTGCGCTTCACCAAGTGCATTGTACCGCTGTGCGTAGATGTCGTTTGAGCTGCCCTCCTGATCGGTCACCCAGGTGATAACGAAGTCCCCGTCGCTGTCCATCGCCGCTGAAGGGTTGAATTGATAATATGTGGTGTAGGTGTTGACACGGAATTCACTTCCCTGCGCCACGCCGGCAGCGTTAAACCGCTGGGCGTAGATGCCGTATCCGTCGCCGTCCTGGCCATAGCTCTGCCAGGTGACCACATAGTTGCCGGCACTGTCCATTGCCATGGATGGCTGGGATTGAATGCTCGTTGTGTAGGCATTGACCCGATATTCCGCCCCGCTGGCGGTGGCGGAAAGCAGTTGCCGCGCCTCGAGTCGCTCCAGGGCGGGCACGCCTGACTGACGACGACGGCGGGATAACGAGCGATTCCATGAGTGCCGTTGAAGCGGACGGCGGCCGCGACCACTGTTCCTTGAGCCGGCCTGCAATCGACCCCAGGCGGACCACAGCAACGACGACAAGCTTTTCCGCAGCATGGAATGGAACCCTGTTTGGCATCACAGCGGACATGAACGGCCCTTCCGCTGAAATCGTTGAGTCGAGCGGAGGCCTGCGCTCTCTCGATGCGTCAACATCGACCGCCAGAAATCGGGATCGTCGCTTTTCTTCAGAGAATTCGCCCGAAGCGTTAATCCTTACCCAATCATTTCATTCTTACTGATTGTGGGGCCGATTCCTCCTTGAGCGGTTTCTCCGAAAATGAGGTCGAAGCTGATGGAAGCCAGCGGATGCGAGAAGAATCCCCGCAGATCCAGGCAGCAGAAACCCCGGTCCTGCAGGGCGGAGTATGGGCCGGATGCTCAACGCACGGCAAAAGCTGATTGAGAATGGAGTCCTCGTCGCTCCCAGGCAGGCGGCAGGAACGGTAACGAGTTCAATCGCACGATCTCAGAAACTGGCGCGAGCGCTAAATCACTCGCTGACGCTGCGTGCTTTGATTTTTTGAGCACCAAAAGCGCACGCAGAAGCGGACGGGAAATTCACCCCAGCATTTCATTCAGCACCGACTGCGGAGCGAGGTCGTACTTGAGCGGTTCCATTGAAAATGACGCCCTGCCTTGGGACAGGCTGCGGACGTGGGAAGAATAGCCGAACATGCGGGCCAGTGAGACTTCGGCCTGCAGAGCGGTGAGGTGTTCGCGGTGTTCGCTGGCGAAGATCTTGGCGTGCCGCTGGTTCAGGTCTCCCTGAATGTTCCCCACGAACTCGCTGGGGGTGACCACTTCCAGCTTCATGATCGGTTCCAGCAGACCGATGTCGGCTTTGGTGAGGGCGCTTTGCACGGCGTGCGTGGCGGCGGCGCGAAGTGATTCTTCGGTCGTCTCGCCTGGCCGATAACCGACGCCGAGAATCGTGATCTTCGTTTTGATGAGCGGGTAGCCCAGGATGCCGCCTGACTGGGCGGACTCTTTGACCGCTTCGCGGACGACCATTTCCAGTTCGCCGGGGAGCGTTTCCGGAGGCAGCAGGGAGATGACGGTGATCGGCTGTTCGGAGTCGAACGGTTCGACGCGCACCCGAACGCTGGCGAAGGTGTTTTCGCCGCCGGTCGAACGTTGGAACGTCTCTTCTGCTTCGGCTTTGTTCTTGACGGTCTCTCGGTAGGAGACGCGCGGCTTGTGGACCCGGACGTTGAGATTGAAGTCGCGCTGCAGGCGTTCTTTCAGAATCTCAAGATGCAGTTCACCCATGCCGGAGATGATCGTCTGCCCGGTCTCTTCGTTGATCTTGGCTTTGAAGGTGGGGTCTTGCCGCGCGAGCCGGCTGAGCGCGTCTTCAAGCTTCTTGCGGTCACCGCTGGTTTCCGGCTCGACCGCCATTGAAATCACGGTTTCGGGGAAGGCGATTGATTCGAGCAGAATCGGGTGCTGTTGTTCGCAGAGCGTGTCGCCGGTGACCACGTCTTTAGGCCCGATGACGCCGCAGATGTCGCCGGCCTCGACGAAGTCGGTCTCGATCTTCTCGCGGGCGTCTGCTTGAATGTGCCACATCTGGCTGCAGAATTCCTTCTTGCCAGTGCGGGGATTCAGCAGCCGCGTGCCGGACTTCAGTACGCCGGAGTAGACCCGGACGAAGCACAGGTCGGCATGTTTGTCGGCCACGATTTTGAAGATCAGCGCGGCAAGCGGTTCGTCGTTCTTCGGCTTACGGACGAGTTCGGTCGGCTCGTTCTTTTTGGGCCGGGGATTGATGCCTGTGACGGGGGGGACATCGAGCGGGCTGGGAAGGAACCGGTTCACGCCATCGAGAATTGGCTGCACGCCAACGTAGTGCAAAGAGGTGCCGGTGAAGGTGGGCTGCAGCTCGCCGGCGAGAGTTGCCTGGCGGAGGATGCGGAAGATCGTTTCTTCCGGCAGATCGCCTTCGGCGAAGAATTGCTCCATGGCAGCGTCATCGCGTTCGGCGATGATGTCGATGAGCTGGCTGCGCCACGTTTCTGCGATCTCGACGTAGTCTTCAGGAATTTCAGTCTCGGTGATGGTGCGACCCTGAGAGGCGCTGTCGAAGTAGAGCGCCTTGCGACGGACGAGATCGATGATGCCCTTGAAGCCGTGTTCAGCGCCAATGGGAATCGTGAGCGGGACTGGTTTGGCGTTCAGACGCTTTCGCATCTGTTCGAGTACCCGTTCGAAGCTCGCGCCAATACGGTCCATCTTGTTGATGAAGCAGAGCCGGGGGACGTGATAGCGATCAGCCTGACGCCAGACCGTTTCGCTCTGGGCTTCAACCCCTTCGACTGCACTGAAGACGACCACCGCGCCGTCGAGGACGCGCAGGCTGCGCTCGACCTCGGCGGTGAAGTCGACGTGGCCGGGGGTGTCGATCAGGTTGATCGTACACTCCTTCCACTTACAGGTGACCGCGGCCGAGTAGATGGTGATGCCGCGTTTGGCTTCTTCGGGATCGAAGTCGGTTTCTGTGGTGCCGTCGTCGACGTTCCCCATTTTGTGAATCGCGCCGGCGTAGAACAGAATGCGTTCTGTGGTGGTAGTTTTGCCCGCGTCGATGTGGGCGACAATCCCGATGTTTCGCAGTTTTTCGATGGGCACGGGCATTGTGGCGTCGCGATTCAGTACGAGTGGAGAGTCATAAAACACGTTTAGCTGCACACTAGCAGTGTGCAGCTAAACGGAATTCCATTTTGATCGATGCAACCGAAAATTACCACGCGAAGTGGGCGAAGGCCTTGTTGGCGTCTGCCATGCGGTGGACGTTTTCGCGTTTGGTCATCGCGGCGCCTTCACGGCGGTATGCGGCGATGAGTTCTTCAGCCAGCGACTGCGAAGTCGAACGGCCCTTGCGGGCGCGAATCGCTTCCAGAATCCAGCGGATGGCGAGAGCCTGCTGACGGCGATGACCGACCGGAGTCGGCACCTGATAGGTGGCACCGCCGACGCGCTTGGAGCGGACTTCGATGTGCGGCTTCACGTTTTCGAGAGCCTGGTTGAACACTTCCACCGAGGGAACGTCCGTGACCTTCTTCTCGATGATTTCCATGGCATCGTAGAACACGCCAAAAGCGACGCTCTTCTTGCCATCGTACATCAGGCAGTTGACGAACTTGGTGACCAGCTTGGAACCGAACCGCGGATCGGGCTTCAGTTGCGCCTTGCTTGCCGTAAAACTCTTAGCCATCGAATGCTCTCAACAACAATTCAAACACTGCTCACAGAATTCAGATGACGGCGGAACCAGAGACTCCGGCGTCGACCGCCTGCACGACAGGCAGATCTTACTCCGCCGGCAAAATCGCCGGCGTCATGACTGTCTCCACGCGAGTGGAGTGATTCTAAAGTCTCTGCTCAAGCAGAGACTGATTTATTTGGGCCGTTTGGCGCCGTAACGGCTGCGGGCCTGACGGCGTTTCTGCACGCCCAGGGTATCCAGCACCCCGCGAACAACCTTGTATCGCACCCCTGGCAAGTCGCGTACACGACCGCCGCGGACGAGCACAATCGAGTGCTCCTGCAGGTTGTGGCCTTCGCCGGGGATGTAGGCGGTCAGTTCTTTGCCGTTCGACAGACGCACGCGGCAGATCTTCCGGAGAGCCGAGTTCGGCTTCTTCGGAGTCATGGTACGCACCTGCAAACAGACCCCTCGCTTTTGCGGAGCCCCATCCAGAAGCGGGGTCTTCGTCTTCGAGGTCTGCTTCTTGCGGGGCTTGCGGATCAATTGGTTGATTGTCGGCATGGATCCGTTCGTCGCGTCTGTTCAGTTCAAAAAATTGAAACTCAAAAAATTGAGATCGTCGCCCGGCACGGTGAGCCGGCGGCGAGTAAGGAATCGAGAACTTTAATCGGAAGGATGCACACGGTCAAGCGTCGCATCGCTCGGTCCGACTCGCATTTCGCCGCCCGGCTGGTTCTCGCCAGTTGCCGCTTTGGAAGTGTTCTCAGTCTGTTGCAAACAGTTATGGGAAAGAGACTTATCGTAAAATAAGTCTTTCGTTCCGCAGCTGCGTGAACGGAAGGCGGTTGCAACCTTCGCATGACGGCATCGCTCCCGTCTCAAACAAAAAACGTCGGGGATCTTGCTGACGATCCCCGACGTCTCAGGCACGGCGAACGATGTCGCCGCACAGGCAGGAGCAGCCTCACTCAATAGTTCTCAGTTTTTAGTGGTCAGTTTTCAGTTGAAACCGGATGACGAATGGACTCACCATTTGGGATCGTTCGTCCCGTTTCGAACTGACAACTGAAAACTGTCGACTGAGAACTCCACATCACTTCACATTCTTGACCACGATGAAGGCCGAATTCTTGCCCCGTTTGATGTGGAGCAGCAATCCCTTGCCGAGATCGGCACTGTTCACCGCGTCACGGAACTCAGCCGTGCTTTTCACGATGGTGGTTCCGACTCGTTGAATCAGGTCGCCGGACTGCAGGCCCGCTTCAGCGGCGGGGCTGCTGCCTTTGACGTTGCGGACCACGACCCCCTTGGCGTCCTTTTCCAGTCCGAGCTGTTCCGACAGCTCGCCATTCAGTTCTGAAACTTCCAGGCCCAGCTTGGAGATTTCCTGATTGTCTGGCTTGGCCTGTTCGGTCGGCTTATCGTTCACCCGGGCACGACGCAGGGCGGCGGTATAGTCGCCAGGCATCGATTCCA
This genomic stretch from Planctomicrobium piriforme harbors:
- a CDS encoding cadherin domain-containing protein, with protein sequence MLRKSLSSLLWSAWGRLQAGSRNSGRGRRPLQRHSWNRSLSRRRRQSGVPALERLEARQLLSATASGAEYRVNAYTTSIQSQPSMAMDSAGNYVVTWQSYGQDGDGYGIYAQRFNAAGVAQGSEFRVNTYTTYYQFNPSAAMDSDGDFVITWVTDQEGSSNDIYAQRYNALGEAQGTEFRVNTYTTDPQYSPSAAMDSDGDFVVTWQSYGQDGDGYGIYAQRFNAAGVAQGSEFQVNTYTTSYQYTASAAMDSDGDFVITWQSYGQDGSGYGIYAQRYNAAGVAQGSEFQVSSYTTNNQNSSSAAMDSDGDFVISWQSSGQDGSGYGVYAKRFNASGVAQGSEFRVNTYTTSSQYNASPAMNAAGNFVISWQSSGQDGNGLGIYAQYYNAAGVAQGSEFRANSYTTNSQANPTAAMNSTGNFVIAWQSSGQDGSSNGIYSQRYSVGAPPTDISLSANTVSEIASIGTTIGTLTATDADSPESFTYRLLTNVESPANGLFLIDGDTLKTAGALNYEAVHQYSVDIEVTDSTAQTFVKTFTITVTDSNEFAVSAVSDTNGDTNTIAENAAAGTVGITASASDADGTTNAVSYSLTDNAGGLFTIDSTTGVVSTTGPLNYETATSYTITVRAESADGSFSAADFTITVTDIDESDVSPITDSDSASNTIAENAAAGTVGITASASDADGTTNTVTYSLTDNAGGLFTIDSATGVVSTTGPLDYETATSYSITVRAESADGSFSTADFTIAVTDVDESDVSSITDTDTADNTITESADAGTVGITASASDADGTTNTVTYSLTDNAGGLFTIDSTTGVVSTTGPLNYETATSYTITVRAESEDGSFSAADFTVTVTDVDESDVSPITDSDSASNTIAENADAGTVGITASASDADGTTNTVTYSLTDNAGGLFTIDSTTGVVSTTGPLNYETATSYTITVRAESEDGSFSTTDFTIAVTDVDESDVSGVTDTDSTDNTISENAAAGPVGITAFASDADGTTNAVSYSLTDNAGGLFTIDSISGVVSTTGPLDYETATSYSITVRAESADGSFSIADFTIAVTDVDEFDVSAIADADAADNTIAENADAGPVGITASASDSDGATNTVTYSLTDDAGGLFTIDSISGVVSTTGPLNYETATSYSITVRAESADGSFSTENFTIAVTDVNEFDVSDVIDTNCASNVIAENAAAGPIGITAFADDEDGTTNGVTYSLTDDAGGLFTINSCTGVVSTTGPLDYETACSYSITVRAESADGSFSMADFTVNVLNVNESPVISGVTGSTSYIENAAPRILTTDGVINDPDGNFCGGSLTVRFRGFSETGDRLSILSVGTSTGQISVTGNDVFYGCTLLGTVTSDGTGGQNLVIQLAAGADNAGVQQLLRSITYASVSENPSTTQRRVEFVLKDGVGTASNVGAKVVRVTAVNDKPVITGVTGSTTYTENAAPLVLATDGVISDLDDNLGEGSLTVRFNGFSEADDRLSILSVGTGDGQISVTGNDVFYGGSLLGTISSDGTGGQNLVIQLASGASSEAVQQLLRSITYASVSENPNTTQRRVEFALRDGDGANSNVGARIVKVKSVNDKPVITGVTGTATYSKSGLPIALATGGDVSDLDWNMAGGSLTARFNGFSEANDRLSIISGGTGTGEINVSGNDVYYEGDLIGSITSNGIGGQALTITLTAAATPDAVRHLLHSLTYASDSTTPTTTNRRVEFLLTDSSGAKSNTAARVVKFVS
- the fusA gene encoding elongation factor G → MPVPIEKLRNIGIVAHIDAGKTTTTERILFYAGAIHKMGNVDDGTTETDFDPEEAKRGITIYSAAVTCKWKECTINLIDTPGHVDFTAEVERSLRVLDGAVVVFSAVEGVEAQSETVWRQADRYHVPRLCFINKMDRIGASFERVLEQMRKRLNAKPVPLTIPIGAEHGFKGIIDLVRRKALYFDSASQGRTITETEIPEDYVEIAETWRSQLIDIIAERDDAAMEQFFAEGDLPEETIFRILRQATLAGELQPTFTGTSLHYVGVQPILDGVNRFLPSPLDVPPVTGINPRPKKNEPTELVRKPKNDEPLAALIFKIVADKHADLCFVRVYSGVLKSGTRLLNPRTGKKEFCSQMWHIQADAREKIETDFVEAGDICGVIGPKDVVTGDTLCEQQHPILLESIAFPETVISMAVEPETSGDRKKLEDALSRLARQDPTFKAKINEETGQTIISGMGELHLEILKERLQRDFNLNVRVHKPRVSYRETVKNKAEAEETFQRSTGGENTFASVRVRVEPFDSEQPITVISLLPPETLPGELEMVVREAVKESAQSGGILGYPLIKTKITILGVGYRPGETTEESLRAAATHAVQSALTKADIGLLEPIMKLEVVTPSEFVGNIQGDLNQRHAKIFASEHREHLTALQAEVSLARMFGYSSHVRSLSQGRASFSMEPLKYDLAPQSVLNEMLG